Genomic window (Rathayibacter sp. VKM Ac-2760):
CGGCCGGGACTCCCGCATCAGCGGGGGTCCCGGCCGTTCGCCGTCCCCCGGACGTGTCGGCTTGTTGCGCCGCGGGTCGCCCCGGGTCGGGCGCGTGCGTAGCGTCGGGGGATGCCCGAGACCCTCGACATCGTCCACCTGCGCACGCTCGTGGCGATCGCCGACTGCGGCGGATTCGGCCGGGCGGCCGTCGCCCTGCACATCAGCCAGCCGACCGTCTCGCAGCACGTCCGCACCCTCGAGCGGCGGCTTGAGCGCACCTTCATCGAGAAGGTCGGGCGCAGGGCCCGCTTCACGCCGGCCGGCGAGCGCCTCCTGGTGCAGGCCCGCCGGATCCTGGCGGTGCACGACGATGCGCTGGAGCTGCTCGACGCGGCGAGCGAGAATCCGCTCGCCCTCGGCCTGACCGAGCCGGCCGCGGAGCAGCTGCTGCCCCGGCTGCTCGAGACCCTGCACCGCGCCTTCGACGACCGCCCGCTCACCTTCACACTCGACCGCTCCACCCACCTGGCGGAGGCGGTGGCCCGCGGCGTCGTCGATCTCGCGGTCATCCTCGGCGTGGGCGGTGACCTGCCGGGGCGCCAGGTCGCGACGCTGCCGCTCGACTGGTACTCGGCGCCCGGCTGGCAGCCGCCGGAGGACGCGCCGATCCCGCTCGTCGCCTACTCCGAGCCGTGCGGGATGCGCCAGCGCGCGCTACAGCAGCTCGGCGCCTTCGGCCACGAGGTGCGGGTGGTCGCCGAGTCGGCGGGGCTGGAGGGCGTGATCGCGGCGGCCCGCGCCGGTGTCGGAGTCGCGGTGCTGCCGACCGCGCACCGCGGCACGGTCGCCGAGGGACTCGTCGTGCGGCACGATCTGCCGGCGCTCGGCTCGGTCAACCTGCGCCTCGTCTCGCGGCGCGGTCTGGCCCCGGACGTCGAGGACACGGCGCTCGCCGCGCTCGCGGAGGTCTTCGGGACCGTGCGGGCGCGGCCGGTCGCGGTGCCCGCGGGCGCGCGAGTGTGACGACCGTCGCCGGCCGCCGGTGCGGGTGTGACGAATCGTTACCAACGATCGGGATCGCCGATCGGAACGCATCCGGAATCATCGTTGGACGCCCGGAGCACCCCGCCCGTAGCGTCGGAGCCATGACGTTCCCGCCCGCCCTCACCGCCGCCGCGCCGCTCGGCGCGACCGGTGCAGCGAGCCGCGGGAGCATCGGCGCCCGAATGTCCTCGGACGGGAACCCTTTCGCGCCGGTGCGCGGATGTTCCTGTCCGGTCTCCCGCTGACGCCTCCGCGTCGCCCGACTCCTCCGCCCGACGGCCGGCCCTCGCCGCTCCCGTCCCGGCCTCTGCGCGCCGCCGCCCGCCTCCGCGGCCGCCGCGCGTCCCTCTCTCCGCGCCCTCCCGCGCTCCTCCCGCGTGCCCGCGCGCCTCCCCGGTGCGCCTCCGCACCCTCTCGAAAGGACCTCCCATGACCGTCGAGTTCATCTCCGCGATCAACGTCAACCACTCCAACGAGGTCAACGGCCTCGCCGACCCGGCGATCGACGTAGCCCATCTGCGCCGCTACTCCCGGATCCTCGAGGACGGCGGCTTCGACTACACGCTGGTGCCCTACGGCTCGGCCGGGCACGACCCGTTCACGATCGCCGCCGCGGTGACCCAGTACACCGAGCACCTGAAGCCGATCGTCGCGCTGCGGCCCAACACGGTCTACCCGACCGTCGCCGCGAAGGCGCTCGCCACCCTCGACCAGCTCTCCGGCGGCCGCGCGGTCGTGCACTTCATCGCCGGCGGCAACGACCACGAGCAGGCCCGCGAGGGCGACCGCCTGAGCAAGGCGGAGCGCTACGCGCGGCAGGAGGAGTACCTCCGCATCCTGCGCCGCGTCTGGTCGGCGACCGAGCCGTTCGACCACGAGGGCGAGTACTACCGCTTCGAGGACTTCGTCTCGCGGGTGCGGCCGGTGCGCGGCACCATCCCGATCTCGGTCGGCGGCTCGAGCGACGAGGCCTACCGCCAGGGCGGCGCGCTCGCCGACATCTTCGGCCTGTGGGGTGAGCCGCTGGCCGACACCCAGCAGCAGATCGACCGGATCGCGGACGCGGCGCTCGCCGCCGGCCGCGCCGACACCCCGCGCACCTGGGTCACCTTCCGGCCGATCATCGCGCCGACCGAGGAGCTCGCCTGGGAGAAGGCGCACCGGATCCTCGGCATCCTGCAGAGCCGCTCCGGCTCGGCGCATCCGCGGAAGGGCGAGAAGGGGCTCTGGGTGCAGACGCCGAGTGCCACCGGCCCGGCGAACGTCGGCTCGCAGCGCCTCCTCGACATCGCGCGGCGGAAGGACCTGCACGACCGCGCGCTCTGGACGCCGACCGCGACCGCCACCGGGGCGGCCGGCGCCTCCACCGCGCTCGTCGGCACGCCGGAGACGGTCGCCGCGGCGATCCTCGACTACGTCGACCTCGGCGCCGACCTGATCTCGATCCGCGGCTACGACAACCTGAACGACGCGGTCGACTACGGCCGGTACGTCATCCCGCTGGTCCGCGAGGAGCTCGCGCACCGCGAGGCGACCGGGCGCCGCGGCGAGATCGTCGCGCAGCCGCCGCTCGAGGCCGAGCTCGCCGGGGCGATCGCGTGACGCTGCTCACGGGAGCGCCCGCCGCCGCCGTCCTCCCCGCGGCCGACCTCTCCGACCGCGCGCTCGCCCGGATCACCGCCCGCCTGGCCGAGACCGCCGAGCACTACGACCGCACCGCCGAGTTCCCCTGGCGGGGGATCCAGGCCGTGCACGAGGCGGGACTGCTCTCCCTCGGAGTCGGCACCCGCTACGGCGGCTCGCCCGCCTCCACCGTCGACCTCGTCCGCGTCTTCGGCGCGCTCGGCCAGGGCGACCCGGCGGTCGCGCTGATCTCGGCGATGACCGTGCTCCAGCACGCCGCGCAGGACCGCGCCGCGCTCTGGCCGGAGGAGCTCTACCGCTCGGTGCTCGCCGACTCCGCCGAGCGCCCCGTACTGCTCAATACGGTGCGCGCCGAGCCCGAGTGGGGCGCACCCGCCCGGGGCGGTCTGCCGGCCACGACGATCCGTCGCGACGGTGACGGCTGGCTGCTCGAGGGCCGCAAGGGCTTCGCCACCGGCTCGGAGGGGCTGGCGTTCCACCTGGTCTGGGCGGTCGATCACGGCGGGGCGTCGGGCGAGCCCGAGCTCGCGCACGCGATCGTGCCCGGCGACGCCCCCGGCGTCCGGATCGAGCGGACCTGGGACCACCTGGGCCAGCGGGCCTCGAGCACGCACGACGTGGTCTACGAGCAGGTCCGCCTGCCGCTCGAGCACTTCCGCGGGACTCCCCGCTCGCAGCTCGCGCCCGAGGCCGGGGCGGCCGGCGGCTTCGGCCTGGCCGTCGCGGCGCTCTACGTCGGCGTCGGTCGGGCGGCGCAGAGCTTCTTCGTGCGCTTCGCGAACGAGCGGGTCCCGACCTCGCTCGGCCGGCCGATCGCCACGACGGAGCGGATCCGCTCGGTCGCCGGCGAGATCCAGGCGCAGCTGGTGCAGGCGGAGGAGGTGCTGCTCTCGCTGGCCGCGCGAGTGGACGCGGGTGATCCGCGCACCGCTGAGCGCCTCGTGGTCGGTAAGCTGCTCGCCACCCGCTCGGCCGTCACCGCGGTCGAGACGGCCGTCGCCGCACTCGGCAACCCCGGCCTCACCCGGCATCACCCGCTCGAGCGGCACCTCCGCGACGTCCTCGCCTCCCGGGTGCACCCGCCGCAGGACGACGCCGCCCTCCTGATCGCCGGCACGCGCTCGCTCGCGGCCGCCGCGCTCTGACGCGCCGCGCTCCGACACCCCGCACTCCGACACCCCCGCACCTCGACTTCTCTGCACGGGAGACCACCCTCATGACGTTCCACCGCTCACGCTCCTTCCGCTCACGCCCCCTCCGACGATCCGGCACCGCCGCCGCCGCGCTCGCCCTCGCCTCCGCGCTGGCCCTCTCCGCCTGCTCGGGCGCCTCGGGCGCGGGCGCCGTCTCCGACGACGCGACCCCCGTCGACGGCGGCCGGCTCTCGCTCGCCTTCTTCCCCGACAACGCCGCGTTCTCCTGCGTCGACCCGTTCCAGACCTACTGGATCGAGCACCGCACGGTGATCCGCAACGTCGCCGACTCGCTCACCGACCAGGATCCGGAGACCGGCGAGATCCAGCCCTGGCTCGCCACCGACTGGAGCGTGAACGACGCGGGCACCGAGTACACCTTCGACCTGCGCACCGACGTCACCTTCTCGGACGGCACGCCCTTCACCGCGGAGAGCGTGAAGACCTCGTTCGACAACGACAAGGCCACCCTCGCGCAGCTGCCCTCGGCCTACGGAGGCGTCTACCTCGCCGGCTACTCGGGCACGGAGGTGGTGGACGCCGACACCGTGAAGGTCGTCTTCTCCACGCCGAACGCCGCGTTCCTGCAGGGCACCTCGACCACCAACCTCGCGATCCTCGCCGCCGCTTCCTACGAGAAGACGCCCGAGGAGCGCTGCCTCGGCGGCATCGTCGGCTCCGGCCCGTTCACGCTGACCGGCTACACCCCCGGCACCGGCATCACGCTGGACAAGCGCGACGGGTACGCCTGGGGCTCGGCCCTGCGCGAGAACACCGGGGAGGCGCACCTCGACGGCATCGACATCAGCTACGTCGCGGAGGACAGCGTCCGCGTCGGGCAGCTGACCAGCGACGAGATCGACATCGCCTGGCCGCGGAACCCGATCTCGGAGAACGACCAGGCCGTGATCACCGGCTCCGGCGACACCGTCGAGAGCCGCTCGCTGCCCGGACCCGCGAGCAACTACTACCCGAACGTCGCCGAGGGGAAGATCCTCTCCGACGAGCGGGTGCGCCAGGCGGTGCAGAAGGCGATCGACCGCGAGACCTACGCGTCCACGGTCTTCGGCGCCGGCTACCCGGCCGCGACCAGCATCTACAACACGACCACGCCGTTCTACACGGACGAGTCGTCGGCGCTCGCCTTCGACGCCGAGGGAGCGGCCGAGCTGCTCGACGAGGCCGGCTGGGAGCTCGGCGACGACGGCTACCGCTCGAAGGACGGGCGGCGGCTGACGCTGTCGGTGCCGATCGTCACCCAGTTCGGCGCGGGCGATCAGCTGATCCAGGACCAGCTGAAGCAGGTCGGCATCGAGCTCGAGCTGAACGTGATCACCAACGCCCAGCGCGCCGACGTGCTGAACAGCGGCGACTACGACCTGATCTCGACCTACTACACGCGGGCCGACCCGGGAGTGATCCAGTGGATCATCGACTCCCGCTACGCCGGCTCGAAGGCGCAGGCGACGAACGGCCTCGACGCCGAGCAGGCCGCGACCGTGCAGGCCCTGCTCGACGAGGGCGTGCAGACGGTCGACACCGCGGCGCGCGCCGAGGTCTACGGCGAGCTGCAGGACTACCTGATCGACGACGCGCTGGTCTTCCCGTTCGCCGAGCGGGTGCAGCTGGCGGGCGTCTCGTCGGCGGTGCACGGCTTCCGCTTCACCTCGGAGGCGTTCGGCGACTTCGCCGACGCCTGGATCCAGCCGTGACCGCGCTCGGGTCGGCCCCGGCCCCGGCTGCGGCACCGGGGATCGCACCGGGGAGGCCGGGCACCCGCTCGGCCCCCTCGGGCCTCGGCCGCTACCTGCTCGGGCGGCTCGGCCAGGCGGTCCTGGTGCTCTGGGCCGCCTACACGGTGACCTTCGCGGTGCTCTGGCTGCTGCCGAGCGACCCGCTGGCGCTGCTCCTCTCGGCGAACAACGTCGAGGTGGACTCGCTCACCCCGCAGCAGCTCGCCGAGGCGCAGGCGCGCTACGGACTCGACCAGCCGGTCTGGCAGCAGTACGTCACGATGCTCGGCGACGCGCTGCGAGGCGACTTCGGCACCTCGATCACCAAGGGGATCCCGGTCACCGACCTGATCGCCGAGAAGCTGCCCGGCACCCTGCAGCTCAGCGCCCTGGCGATCGGCCTCGCGCTGATCGGCGGCACCGTGCTCGCCTACCTGGCGGCGTACGTCCGCTGGGCGCCGCTGAAGACCCTGCTCGGCCGGCTGCCCTCCGCGGGCGTGGCGTTCCCCGGCTTCTGGATCGGCCTGCTGCTGATCCAGTTCTTCGCCTTCTCACTGCACCTGCTGCCCTCCACCGGCAGCGCGACCCCTGCGAGCCTGATCCTGCCGGCGGTGACGATGGCGATCCCGACCTCGGCGATGCTCGCCCAGGTGCTGATCCGCAGCTTCGCGGACGTCGAGGCGGAGGCGTACATCACCACGGCGCGCGCCAAGGGCCTCTCCCGCGGCGCGGTGCAGTGGCGGCACGCCTTCCGCAACGCCTCGCTGCCGACGCTGACGATCCTCGGGATCCTGGCCGGCAACACCGTCACGGGAGCGATCGTCGCCGAGACGATCTTCGCCCGGCAGGGCATCGGCACGCTCGCCCAGGAGTCGGTGCTCACCCAGGACGTGCCGGTCGTCCAGGCGATCGTCGTGCTGGCGGCCGTCGTGTTCGTCGGCATCAACCTCCTGGTCGACCTGCTCTACCCCCTCCTCGATCCGCGCATCACCTCGACACCGAAGGCGAGCCGACCATGACTCTCGAACTCACCCGGCCCGAGGCGCTCGTCGTCCCCGAGCCGCTCACCCGCGCGGCGCACGGCCGGGGCGCCCGCCGCGCGCGGATCCTCCGCCTGCTGCTGCGCCGTCCGGGCTTCGTCCTGGCGCTGGTCTTCGTGCTGTTCGTCCTCGCCTCGGCGATCGCTCCCTCGCTCTTCACCGGCGTCGACCCGACGGCGACCGCGCCGGCCGACAAGCTGCAGGCGCCGAGCCTCGTGCACCTCTTCGGCACCGACGAGCTGGGCCGCGACCTGTTCGCGCGGGTCCTGCACGGCGGGGCCTTGACGGTGCAGGCGACCGTGATCGCCCTCGCGATCGCCCTGGTCGGCGGGCTGACGCTCGGCGTGGTCTCCGGCTCCGCGGGCGGAGTGGTGGACGCGGTGATCATGCGCGTCGTCGACGTGCTGCTCGCGATCCCCGGGCTGCTGCTGGCCCTCGCGATCGTCACCGCGATCGGCTTCGGCACGCTGCCCGTGGCGCTCGCCGTGGGCATCGGCATCCTGCCCGGCTTCGCCCGCACCACCCGGGCCGAGGTGCTCCGGGTGCGCACGCTGCCCTACGTCGAGGCCGCGCGCACCGGAGGGGCGAGCCGGCTGAGCGTGCTCGTCCGGCACGTCCTGCCGAACTCCTGGGGGCCGGTCGCCGTGCTGGCGGTCCTCGATCTCGGCACCGCGATCATCGCGATCGCCGCGCTGAGCTTCCTCGGCTTCGGCGCGGCCCCGCCCGCGGCGGAGTGGGGGACGCTGATCTCGAGCGGCCGCAACTACCTCGTGACGAGCCCGTGGCTGTCGCTGCTGCCGGGGCTCTTCGTCGGGCTGCTCGTCTTCGCGCTCAACCACGTGGCCAAGAGCCTCGAGGAGGTGCAGCGATGAGCGCCGGCGTGGTCCCCTCTGCCAGGCCCCTCGCGTCCGGCCCGCTCGTGCGGCTCGACCGCCTCAGCGTCGCCTACGGCGAGCGCACCGTCGTGCACGAGGTCTCGCTCGAGATCGCGCCCGGCGAGATCGTCGCCGTGGTCGGAGAGTCCGGCTCGGGCAAGTCGACGACCGCGAACGCCGTGCTCGGCCTGCTGCCCTCCGGCGGCCGGATCACCGGCGGCTCGATCGCGCTCGCCGGCGAGGACGTGACCCGTGCGGCCGAGAAGCGGCTCCGGCACCTGCGTGGCCGGTTCGTCGGCCTCGTGCCGCAGGACCCGATGGTCGGGCTCAACCCGACGCTGCGCATCGGCGCCCAGGTGGCGGAGGCGGTGCGCCTGCGCGGCGTTGACCGCCGCTCCGTCGACGCCGAGGTGCTCGAGGCGCTGCGGCAGTCGGGCATCGACGATCCGGAGCTGCGCGCCCGGCAGGACCCGCACGAGCTGTCCGGCGGGCTGCGCCAGCGGGCGCTGATCGCGATCGCCCTGGCCGGCCGGCCACGGGTGATCATCGCCGACGAGCCGACCTCCGCCCTCGACGTCACCGTGCAGAAGCGCCTGCTCGACCACCTGCAGTCGCTCGTCCGCGAGCAGGGCATCGCGCTGCTGATCATCACGCACGACCTCGCCGTCGCCGCCGACCGGGCCGACCGCGTCCTCGTGCTCCGCGAGGGCCGCGTGGTGGAGGAGGGGCCGCCGGCGCAGATCCTGGTCGCGCCGCGAGAGGACTACACCCGCGAGCTGCTCGCGGCGGCGCCGGGACTCGGCGGCGAGCTCGTGCTGCGCTTCGAGCACGTCGAGCCGGCTCCCGAGATCGTCCGGGTCGAGAACGTGGTGAAGGACTTCGCGCTGCCGGGCCGCCGCCCGCCGTACCGGGCGCTCGACGACGTCTCGTTCTCGATCCGCGCGGGGCAGACCCTCGCGCTGGTGGGGGAGTCGGGCTCGGGCAAGACGACCGCGCTGCGGATCGCCCTCGGCCTCGAGCGGGCGTCGAGCGGCCGGGTGCTCGTGGAGGGGGAGGACCTCACCGCGGCGAGCGACCGGCAGTGGCGGCCGCTGCGCCGTCGGATCCAGCTGGTGCAGCAGAACCCGTTCGCCGCGCTCGACCCGCGCTTCACGGTGCTGGAGTCGGTCGTCGAGCCGCTGGTCTCCTTCCGGATCGGCGACCGCGCCTCGCGGCTGGAGCGGGCCCGCGAGCTGCTCGACCGGGTCGGGCTGCCCGACTCCTTCCTCTCGCGCCTGCCGGCCGAGCTCTCCGGCGGCCAGCGCCAGCGGGTCGCGATCGCCCGCGCGCTCGCCCTCGGCCCCGACCTGGTGCTCCTCGACGAGCCCGTCTCGGCGCTGGACGTGTCGGTGCAGGCGCAGATCCTGGAGCTGCTGGTCGAGCTGCAGCGCGACCTCGGCGTCGCCTACCTCTTCGTCTCGCACGATCTGGCGGTCGTCGCCGAGGTGTCGCACGAGGTCGTCGTCCTCGACCGAGGCCGGGTGCAGGAGGCGGGGAGCACCGCCCGCGTCTTCGGCGCGCCCGAGGCGGAGTACACCCGGACGCTGCTCGCGGCGATCCCCGGCCGGTCGGGGATCCGCTCGTGAGCGGCCGGTTCCTCGTGATCGGCGCCGGGGCCGTCGGCTCCGTGCTCGCCGCCCAGCTGCACCTGGCCGGGCAGCCCGTGCTGCTGGTGGCGCGCGGCGAGCAGCTGCGGATCCTCCGCGAGCGCGGGCTGCGCCTCCGCCGCCCCGCGGGCGAGGAGACCGTGCGCCTCCCCGTCGCGGGCACTCCCGAGGAGGCGGCACCCGCCCGCGGCGACGTCCTCGTGCTCGCCGTGAAGGCCCAGGACGCGGAGGCGGCGCTCGCCGAGTGGGCCTGGACGCCGCTCGCCGGGGGCGGCGCCGCATCGGAGCTGCCGGTGCTGACGCTGCAGAACGGCCTCGCCACCGAGGACCACGCCCTGCGCCGCTTCGCCCAGGTCTACGGAGTGTCGATCGGCATCGCCGCGAGCTTCCTGGTGCCCGGTGAGGTCGTCTCGCCCTCGTTCCCGACCGTCGGCGTGCTCTGGATCGGCCGCCACCCCGACGCCACCGACCCGCGGGCCGAGGAGTACGCCGCGATCCTCCGCGGCGCGGGCTTCGCGGCCCGCGCCGTGCCGGACATCGGCGCGTGGAAGGCGCGCAAGCTGCTGGCCAACGCGGCCAACGGCCTCGACCTGTTCGAGGGCCCGGCCGAGCAGCGCGCCGCCGCGCGCGAGCTGCTCGTCGCGGAGGCGCGCGTGGCCCTCGCCGCGAACGGCCTCGCGGTCGCGGCCGACGACGGCACCCGCCTCGCCGTCGATCCCGTACCCGACCACACCGCCGGCCGGCTGTCGACCTGGCAGAGCGCCGCCCGCGGCACGAGCAGCGAGATCGACCACCTCACCGGCGAGATCGTCCTACTCGCCCGCCGCGCCGGTGTGCCCGCCCCTCTGAACGAGCGCCTGCAGCTCCTGCTCGGCCTGCACGGCCGCGCCGCGGCCGCCGCGCCCCTCCCGCTCGCGGACCTGCTCGACCCCGTCCCCGTGCTGGCCGAGTAGCCCCACCAGGCCGGCCTCATGTTGGTCGAGTAGCCCCGCAGGGGCGTATCGAGACCCACCGTCGCCAGCCGTTCCAGCGGAGGCCGGATCTCGATACGCCCGCTGCGCGGCCTACTCGATCAGCATGCACTCCGCCCCCACGCCAGCCCCGGTCCATATCGGCCGAGCAGCAGTTCCTTGTTGGTCGAGTAGCCCCGCAGGGGCGTATCGAGACCCACCCCCCTCCGAACACTCACCCGCCCGTCCGTCCGCCCGAACAAGGAGCCCCCATGACCCTCACCCACCCGCCCACCGCCCCCACCACGGCCCCCGCCGCCCGCGCCTTCGACGAGCCCGAGGGCATCGCCCCCCGCGGCACCCTGGTCGTCCTCGGCGGCCGCGGCGAGACCCCGGCCGTCTACGAGCGCTTCGGCACGCGGATCGCCCGCGACGCCTACCGCGTCCGCGCCTTCGGCGACGCCACGGCCCCCGGCGTCCGCGACGCCGCGCTCGCCGTCCTCCGCGACCCCGCGACCATCGCGCCGCTCGTGCTCGTCGGCTCCGACGCCGGCGCGGCCGTCGCCCTCGAGCTCGCCGCGACGGAGCCGGTCGACGCCGTCGTCCTCGCCGGTCTGCCCGTGCGCGCCGAGGGCGGCGAGGGCATCGGCGAGCGGACCGCCTGCCCGAACCACGCCGGCGTCCTCGAGCGAGAGACCGACTCCGCCGCACGCGACGCCGCCCTCCCGCCCGAGCTGCTCGCGGTCGCCGCGAGCGCCGTCACCGTCCCGCTGCTCGCGCTGCACGGCGCGGCCGACGCGATCAGCCCGCTCGCGGAGGCGGTCGCTGTCTACCGCACCGCCCCGCGGGCCGAGATCCACGTCCTCGCCGACGGCCGCCACGACGCGCTGAACGACGCGACGCACCGCTCGGCCGCCGCGACCGTGATCCTCTTCCTCGAGCGGGTGAAGGCGTCGGCCGCGGCCGCGCCGATCATCGAGCGGCTCGCGGAGTGAGCGCGCTCGCCCCCGCCGCCGATCCCGCCGACGACACCGCCGTCGACCCCACCCCCGTCGAGATCACCGCCGACGTCCCCGCCGCCGACCGCTCCGGCTGGTCGCCCGGCGGCACCCCGCTCGGCGTGGTGCGCGCCCGCACGGTCGACGACGTCCGCGCCGCGCTCCGGCACGCCTCCGCCCACGGCATCCCCGTCGTCACCCGCGGCGCCGCCAGCGGACTCGCCGGCGGCGCCAGCGCGGGGGAGGGCGTCCTCGTCCTCGACGTCTCAGGGCTCGACCGCATTATCGAGATCGACCCCGTCGACGGCGTCGCCCGGGTCGAGCCGGGCGTCGTCACCGCCGATCTCGACCGCGCCGCCGCCGTGCACGGCCTCCTCTACGCTCCGGACCCCGGCAGCGTCGAGATCGCGACCATAGGCGGCACCATCGCCACCAACGCCGGGGGCCTGCGCGGCGCGAAGTACGGAGTGACGCGCGACGCCGTCCTCGCGCTCGACGTCGTCCTGGCCGACGGCTCGCTCGTCCACCTCGGCCGCGACACCGTGAAGGGAGTCGTCGGCCTCGACCTCACCGCGCTCGTCGTCGGCTCCGAGGGCAGCCTCGGCGTGGTGGTCGGCGCGACCCTCCGCCTGCTGCCCCGGCCGCGGGCGACCGCGACCGCCGCCGCCTTCTTCGCCGACGTGGCCGCGGGCGCCGAGGCGGCTGTCGCCCTCGCCCGCGCCGGCCTGCGCCCGAGCGTCCTCGAGCTGGTCGACGACCGCACGCTCGAGGCCATCGACGCCCTGCGCGGCTCGACCCTGGCCGGCCGCGGCGGAGCCTTCCTCCTGGTGCAGACCGACGGCTTCGGCGCCGCCGAGGAGATCGCCGAGGTGCGCGCGGTGCTCGCCGCGACCGCGCTCAGCGTCGAGACCACCCTCGACCCGGCCGAGGGTCTCGCCCTCGCGAGCGCCCGCCGCGACGCCCTGCCCGCGATCGAGGGCCGCGGCCGCGTGCTGATCGAGGACATCGCCGTGCCCCGCTCCCGCCTCGCCGAGGCGATCCGCCGCGTGCACGCCATCGCCGCGGACACCGGCGCCGACGTCTACGTCTTCGCCCACGCCGGCGACGGCAACCTGCACCCGATCATCCGCCTGCGCGACGACTCGGAGCAGTCCCGCCGCCAGGCGGACGCCGCGGCCGAGGCCGTCTTCGCCCTGGCCCTCGAGCTCGGCGGCACCGTCAGCGGCGAGCACGGCGTCGGCGCCCTCAAGCGCGACTGGGCCCGCCGCGAGCTCGGCCCCGACGTCGTCGCCCTGCAGCGCGCGGTGCAGCGGGTCTTCGATCCGCAGGGCATCCTGAATCCCGGTACCGCGCTGTGAGCGCACCCCTCGAGAGGACCGACATGACCACCACCCTCCGCTCCGACGTGCTCGTCACCCCCGACGAGCTGGAGTCGGCGCTCGCGTCGCCCGAGCCGCCGCTCGTCCTCGACGTGCGCTGGCGCCTCGACCGCCCCGACGGCCGCCCCGCGTACCTCGAGGGCCACGTCCCCGGCGCCGTCTACGTCGATCTCGACGACGAGCTCGCCGCACACGGCGCTCCGGAGGACGGCCGCCACCCCCTGCCGCCGATCGACGCGCTGCAGGAGTCGGCGCGCCGCTGGGGACTGCGCCAGGGGCAGGCCGTCGTGGTCTACGACGACCTGAAGAACCTCTCCTCCGCGCGGGCCTGGTGGCTGCTGCGCGCCGCCGGAGTCGCCGACGTGCGCCTCCTCGACGGCTCGCTCCGCGCCTGGACCGCCTCGGGGCGCGCGCTGGAGACGGGCCCCGTGGAGCTTGAGTGCGGCGACGTCGAGCTGGCCTACGGCGCCCTGCCGGTGCTCGACATCGACGAGGCCGCCGCGCTCCCGTCCACCGGCGTCCTCCTCGACGCCCGCGCCCCCGAGCGCTACCGCGGCGACGTCGAGCCGATCGATCCCCGCGCCGGCCACATCCCCGGCGCTCTGAACGCCCCCGCGACCGGCAATGTCGACGCCGATGGCCGCTTCCTCGCCGCCGCCGCCCTGCGCACCCGCTTCGAGCAGCTCGGCGTCCGCCCCGACGCCCCCGTCGGCGTCTACTGCGGCTCCGGAGTCACGGCCGCCGCCGACGCCGTCGCCCTCACCCTCGCCGGCTTCGCCCCGTCCCTCTACCCCGGCTCCTGGTCCCAGTGGTCGAACACCCCCGCCCGCGCCGTTGCTACGGGCCCGGACGC
Coding sequences:
- a CDS encoding alpha/beta hydrolase, producing MTLTHPPTAPTTAPAARAFDEPEGIAPRGTLVVLGGRGETPAVYERFGTRIARDAYRVRAFGDATAPGVRDAALAVLRDPATIAPLVLVGSDAGAAVALELAATEPVDAVVLAGLPVRAEGGEGIGERTACPNHAGVLERETDSAARDAALPPELLAVAASAVTVPLLALHGAADAISPLAEAVAVYRTAPRAEIHVLADGRHDALNDATHRSAAATVILFLERVKASAAAAPIIERLAE
- a CDS encoding sulfurtransferase, which codes for MTTTLRSDVLVTPDELESALASPEPPLVLDVRWRLDRPDGRPAYLEGHVPGAVYVDLDDELAAHGAPEDGRHPLPPIDALQESARRWGLRQGQAVVVYDDLKNLSSARAWWLLRAAGVADVRLLDGSLRAWTASGRALETGPVELECGDVELAYGALPVLDIDEAAALPSTGVLLDARAPERYRGDVEPIDPRAGHIPGALNAPATGNVDADGRFLAAAALRTRFEQLGVRPDAPVGVYCGSGVTAAADAVALTLAGFAPSLYPGSWSQWSNTPARAVATGPDA
- a CDS encoding 2-dehydropantoate 2-reductase N-terminal domain-containing protein, with amino-acid sequence MSGRFLVIGAGAVGSVLAAQLHLAGQPVLLVARGEQLRILRERGLRLRRPAGEETVRLPVAGTPEEAAPARGDVLVLAVKAQDAEAALAEWAWTPLAGGGAASELPVLTLQNGLATEDHALRRFAQVYGVSIGIAASFLVPGEVVSPSFPTVGVLWIGRHPDATDPRAEEYAAILRGAGFAARAVPDIGAWKARKLLANAANGLDLFEGPAEQRAAARELLVAEARVALAANGLAVAADDGTRLAVDPVPDHTAGRLSTWQSAARGTSSEIDHLTGEIVLLARRAGVPAPLNERLQLLLGLHGRAAAAAPLPLADLLDPVPVLAE
- a CDS encoding FAD-linked oxidase C-terminal domain-containing protein — translated: MSALAPAADPADDTAVDPTPVEITADVPAADRSGWSPGGTPLGVVRARTVDDVRAALRHASAHGIPVVTRGAASGLAGGASAGEGVLVLDVSGLDRIIEIDPVDGVARVEPGVVTADLDRAAAVHGLLYAPDPGSVEIATIGGTIATNAGGLRGAKYGVTRDAVLALDVVLADGSLVHLGRDTVKGVVGLDLTALVVGSEGSLGVVVGATLRLLPRPRATATAAAFFADVAAGAEAAVALARAGLRPSVLELVDDRTLEAIDALRGSTLAGRGGAFLLVQTDGFGAAEEIAEVRAVLAATALSVETTLDPAEGLALASARRDALPAIEGRGRVLIEDIAVPRSRLAEAIRRVHAIAADTGADVYVFAHAGDGNLHPIIRLRDDSEQSRRQADAAAEAVFALALELGGTVSGEHGVGALKRDWARRELGPDVVALQRAVQRVFDPQGILNPGTAL
- a CDS encoding ABC transporter ATP-binding protein, yielding MSAGVVPSARPLASGPLVRLDRLSVAYGERTVVHEVSLEIAPGEIVAVVGESGSGKSTTANAVLGLLPSGGRITGGSIALAGEDVTRAAEKRLRHLRGRFVGLVPQDPMVGLNPTLRIGAQVAEAVRLRGVDRRSVDAEVLEALRQSGIDDPELRARQDPHELSGGLRQRALIAIALAGRPRVIIADEPTSALDVTVQKRLLDHLQSLVREQGIALLIITHDLAVAADRADRVLVLREGRVVEEGPPAQILVAPREDYTRELLAAAPGLGGELVLRFEHVEPAPEIVRVENVVKDFALPGRRPPYRALDDVSFSIRAGQTLALVGESGSGKTTALRIALGLERASSGRVLVEGEDLTAASDRQWRPLRRRIQLVQQNPFAALDPRFTVLESVVEPLVSFRIGDRASRLERARELLDRVGLPDSFLSRLPAELSGGQRQRVAIARALALGPDLVLLDEPVSALDVSVQAQILELLVELQRDLGVAYLFVSHDLAVVAEVSHEVVVLDRGRVQEAGSTARVFGAPEAEYTRTLLAAIPGRSGIRS